From the genome of Candidatus Hydrogenedentota bacterium, one region includes:
- a CDS encoding cupin domain-containing protein produces MIRRHEDMECEVRDQMRGGTGSVTIRHMFKEQDFGAKIRFCAFITIPPAASIGLHQHQQEDEVYIVLSGTGIIEDGAERSRIKEGDAILTGKGASHAVLNDGTENLHMAAVIACY; encoded by the coding sequence ATGATTCGACGACATGAAGACATGGAGTGTGAAGTTCGCGATCAAATGCGCGGCGGCACCGGCAGTGTGACCATTCGGCATATGTTCAAGGAACAAGACTTCGGCGCAAAGATTCGCTTTTGCGCCTTCATCACCATCCCGCCCGCCGCAAGTATCGGGCTGCACCAACATCAACAAGAAGATGAAGTGTACATCGTTCTGTCCGGAACGGGCATCATCGAAGACGGAGCAGAACGGAGCCGTATAAAAGAGGGTGACGCCATTTTAACGGGCAAGGGCGCGTCCCACGCCGTATTGAATGACGGGACAGAAAACTTGCACATGGCGGCTGTTATTGCCTGTTACTAG
- a CDS encoding iron-containing alcohol dehydrogenase, which yields MNILPESLILPPQTRQGKGSAEQLLAHCEAFGQRGYLVCGQSQVRNGNLDRILANEKVHAQLRVWIYPGDEPTLSHLEELLSLVREHNPHWIAALGGGSVLDIAKAAAGLHHAPLPIRSYHDGTPIPPTATAFIAVPTTAGTGSEATMVSVLTNEDTGVKKSIRHPSFLARLVVLDPQLLEACPPPIMAASGMDALTQAIESYCSRGATWLSDTFAIKAFTMIYESLEKACLGNVEVLPQLLEGSFLAGIALSNARLGLVHGLAHPLGARFHIPHGKVCAVCLPYVLRFNRESIEEKYVVLTHHTGDDLLTAVEALNKRLGIENPFIGKTLHDPEAFIEETLASGSTQANPKEVTEEDVSRILDELFQES from the coding sequence ATGAATATCCTGCCGGAAAGTTTGATTCTGCCGCCGCAAACGCGGCAAGGAAAAGGCAGTGCAGAACAATTGCTGGCGCACTGCGAAGCCTTCGGCCAACGAGGTTATCTCGTGTGCGGCCAGTCCCAAGTACGTAACGGTAACTTAGACCGCATACTCGCAAACGAAAAGGTTCATGCACAGCTGCGGGTTTGGATCTATCCCGGCGATGAACCCACCCTCAGCCATCTCGAAGAACTGCTCAGCCTTGTCCGTGAGCATAACCCCCATTGGATCGCCGCCCTTGGCGGAGGCAGTGTGCTCGATATTGCCAAGGCAGCGGCGGGGCTGCATCATGCCCCCTTACCCATACGCTCCTACCATGACGGCACACCGATCCCGCCCACGGCCACAGCATTTATTGCCGTGCCGACCACAGCGGGAACAGGCTCAGAGGCAACCATGGTCTCTGTGTTAACCAACGAGGATACGGGCGTGAAAAAGTCCATCCGCCATCCTTCCTTTTTAGCCCGCCTCGTCGTGTTGGATCCCCAGTTGTTGGAAGCCTGTCCGCCCCCGATTATGGCGGCTTCCGGCATGGATGCGCTGACCCAAGCCATCGAATCCTATTGCAGCCGCGGCGCTACCTGGCTGTCTGACACCTTTGCGATCAAAGCCTTCACCATGATCTATGAGAGCTTGGAGAAGGCGTGCTTGGGGAATGTTGAAGTCTTGCCCCAACTCTTAGAAGGCAGTTTTCTCGCCGGTATCGCCTTATCTAATGCGCGGCTGGGCTTGGTGCATGGCTTAGCGCATCCCCTGGGCGCGCGCTTTCACATACCCCACGGCAAGGTCTGCGCTGTCTGTCTGCCCTATGTACTCCGCTTTAATAGGGAAAGCATCGAAGAAAAATATGTCGTGTTGACCCACCATACAGGAGACGATTTGTTGACCGCTGTGGAAGCGCTCAACAAAAGGCTGGGCATAGAAAATCCTTTCATTGGAAAAACACTGCATGATCCCGAAGCCTTTATTGAAGAGACCCTCGCCTCGGGTTCGACCCAAGCCAATCCCAAAGAAGTCACAGAAGAAGATGTGTCCCGCATCTTGGACGAACTTTTCCAAGAATCATGA
- a CDS encoding helix-turn-helix domain-containing protein, which produces MIQENHAGTKIRQLREAAQLSIEALAEKCQMNPEQINHIETGQLLPSLSPLIKIARALGVRLGTFLDDEANGQTRVLRGGEAESVMRFSGSESPDKSMLDFYSLAAHKRDRHMEPFLINIHPGQGKAPVLSSHEGEEFIYVLSGVVEIHYGKESYHLNEGDSIYYDSIVPHEVRAANGVEARILAVVYAPF; this is translated from the coding sequence ATGATTCAAGAAAACCACGCCGGTACTAAAATTCGGCAGCTGCGCGAAGCCGCACAACTCAGCATCGAAGCGCTCGCTGAAAAATGCCAAATGAACCCGGAACAAATCAACCATATTGAGACCGGTCAATTGCTACCCTCCCTATCGCCGCTCATCAAGATCGCCCGTGCTTTGGGCGTTCGTCTGGGCACTTTTTTGGATGACGAGGCGAACGGACAAACCCGTGTGTTACGGGGCGGCGAAGCGGAGTCGGTCATGCGTTTTTCCGGATCGGAATCGCCCGATAAAAGCATGCTGGACTTCTATTCACTTGCCGCCCACAAGCGGGATCGGCATATGGAACCATTCCTGATCAACATACACCCCGGTCAAGGAAAAGCGCCCGTCCTCTCTTCCCACGAAGGAGAGGAATTCATCTATGTTTTGAGTGGTGTCGTGGAAATCCATTATGGCAAAGAATCCTATCATCTCAACGAAGGGGACAGCATTTATTATGACTCGATCGTTCCCCATGAGGTGCGCGCCGCCAACGGCGTGGAAGCACGTATCCTCGCTGTTGTCTATGCGCCTTTCTAA